The genomic interval GCGCTGGTAGTAGCCGAGGGAGCGGCCGAGCCGGAAGCCGTCGCGCTCCTCGGTGATCCTCAGCAGCCGGTGGAAATCGGGCAGTTCGGCAGCGCTCCCGGTCACGATCCGCACCCCGGCCTTCTGCGCGCGGCGGACGTTGCGGCGCCACTCCTGGTTGAGCCCGGACCACAGGTCCTCGGTGGTGCGTCCGGCGAGCGGCACCCGGAACACGTACCGGGGCTGGGCGTCCGCGTCGTCGCCGTCCCCGCCGCAGCGCCGCCAGCCGCGGGCCCGCAGCCGGTCGGCCACGGCGGCGCCGAGCGGGTCGACCTCGCTCGCCAGGACGTCGCCGACGGAGCGCCCGGGGCCGGCGGCGGCCTTGAGGCGGGCGCCGGTCCAGCGGCGGTAGGCGGGGCTTGGTCCGATGCGGACGGCGAAGGCCCCGGCCGCGCGCAGGTGCGCGAGAAGGGGGCGCAGCCACCGGTCCATTCCGGGGTCGGCCCAGTCGGCGGCCGGGCCCTCCGGGAGATAGGCGAAGTATTTCCGGGTGCCCGGGAATTGCCGGTAGAGGACGAGCGCGCTGCCCTTCAGGGTGCCGTCGTCGTCGTGCCAGCCGAGCCCTTCCGAGGACCAGCCCTCTTTCACCCCGGCCCAGGAGGGGTACTGGAGGAAGCTGGCGTCGGCCCGCGTGGCCAGGTGGGCGCGGTGCTCGTCCACGGTGAGGCCGTGTATGCGCAGGTCCCGTTCCCTGCTGCGTTCTCCGGTCGCGAGCAGCGCTGACATGTCGGTGGCCCTCCCCCTCGTGGGCCCCGCCGTCTGCTCTGCGGGGCTGCACAGGATGCTCACAGCGGTCCGTGACGGGTCCGCGCGCCGAATGTGACCGGACGATGACCGTTGCGCTGCGCTTCCCGTCACACAAAAGAATTCCTGCTTTTCCGCGGATTCACGGAACTTAGGCTCCGGTGCGTTCCTCTTCACCGATGACCGAACACGGCTCTGGAGGCTTTCCGTTGATTCCCGCATTCCTGATACCGGCGCGCCCGCAGCGCCGCGCCCGGCTCGCGCTGATCGCCGGCTGCGCGGTGCTCGGCGTCACCCTCACGGCCTGTTCCGGCGGGGCCTCCGCTTCGGACCGCGATGCCGGCAAGAACGGAGACGCGGCTCCCTCGAAGGCGGCGGCGGCCTCCATCTCGGTCAACCTGCACGGCACATCGGCCGCCGCGGGGAAGCCGGTCACGGTGACCCTGGCGGCCGGGAAGCTGAGTGAGGTGACCGTCTCGGCCGGGAAGGACGGCATGCTCAGCGGCCGGATATCCGCCGACGGGCGGACCTGGACGTCCGACCGGGCGGCGGCGCCGGGCACCGCGTACCGGGTGGAGGCGCGCGACTCCTCGGGCGGCAGCGACACGGCCTCGTTCACGACGAAGGCGGCCGACAAGGTGAACAAGCTGACGCTGGCGCCGGGCAAGAACACGACGGTGGGCATCGCGCAGCCGCTGTCGATCGTGTTCGACAACCCGGTCAAGGACAAGGCGGCCGTCGAGAAGGCCCTCAAGGTGTCCACCTCGAACCACACCGAGGGCTCCTGGGGCTGGCTGCGCGACTACTCGGGCCGCGACCGCGTCGACTGGCGCCCGAAGGAGTACTGGAAGTCCGGGACGCGCATCACGCTCGACGCCGAGCTGAACGGCGTCGACTCGGGCCAGGGCGGCGGCTTCTTCGTACGGGACTACGCGACGACCTTCACGGTGGGCGCGAGCCAGGTGGTGAAGGTGGACCTGGACCGGCACCGGCTGGCGCTCCAGCGGGACGGGCGCACGGTCATGGACGTGCCGGTGTCGGGCGGTACCCCGGGCGGCGACAAGCGGTCGTGGCGGGGGACGGCCGTGCTGATGGCGAAGGAGGGCACGATCAACATGCGCTCCGAGACGGTGGGCCTGGGCCACACGTACGACAAGATGGTCGACTACTCGATGCGGCTGACCTGGTCGGGCATGTACGCGCACGCGGCGCCGTGGAACGCGGCGTACTTCGGGCGGGCCAACCACAGTTCGGGATGTGTCGGGATGAGCGACGCGGACGCCGCCGCCCTCTACCGGCAAGCCCATGTCGGCGACCCGTTCGAGATCACGGGTGCGGAGACCAAGGGCACGGTCGCGGAGGGCAACGGCTACGGGGCGTGGAACGTCTCGTGGGACGAGTGGCAGACGAGGAGCGCCCTCGGCTGACCGGTCCGCCGGCGCGCAGCTGACCTTCTTCCCGCGTGCGAGAAGTGATCACCGGCTGCTGCCGGGCGGACCCCGCTCCCGTCCGTCTACCGCCCTCCCGGCATCAGCGTGCCGGGCTGTGCCGGTCCGACGCCCACCGCCTCCGTCTTCGGATTGCGCCGTTGCCGCCTCGCCACCCAGGTGGCGAACCAGGAGAGCAGCATGCACATCCCGATGTAGATCGGTGAGATCACCATCACCACGGGGATGAAAGGCAGATCGTAGTCCAAATTGGAGGCGATGAGCTTGCCCGCGTGGAGGAATTCCTCGTACGTGATGAGGTAGCCGAGCGAGGTGTCCTTCAGGGCCACCACCAGCTGGCTGATGATGGTGGGCAGCATCGCGCGGATCGCCTGCGGCGCCAGGACGAAGGTGGTGACCTGCGTCTTCCGCATGCCCAGCGCGTACGCCGCCTCGCGCTGGCCGCGCTCCACGGAGTTGATGCCGGTACGGAACACCTCGGCGAGCACCGAGCCGTTGTAGAGCGTCAGCCCGGCGACCAGCGCGGGCAGCGGCTGCACCTTCAGCGCCACGAAGATGAAGAAGATCATCACCAGCACGGGCATGGCGCGGAAGAACTCGACGAGGACCGTCGCCACCCAGCGCACCGGGCGGTGTTCGGACAGCCGCCCCACCGCGAGGACGGCCCCGAGCGCCAGCGAGAGGACGGCGGCGTACGCGAACGCCTTGAGGGTGTTGCCGAGTCCGCGCAGCAGGAGTTCCTGGATGCCCTTGTACTCGAAGGGCGTCCACTTGGCGCTGGTGAACTGGTCGGTGTCGAAGAGGAGATAGATCACCCAGCCGATCAGGGCGAGGATGAGGACCGTGGACAGGACTCCGTAGAGGCGGTGCCGTTTACGGGTGTGCGGTCCCGGGATGTCGTACAGGGCGTTGGCGGTGGGGGCGGAGTGGGCGGTCATCGGGCGACTCCCCAGCGCTTTTCCATGACGTGGAAGAGCGCGCTGATGGCGAGGGTGATGATCAGATATCCCACGGCGATCCACACGAAGGTCCAGATGATGCTGTATCCCAGCTCGTTGAGGGTCTTGTAGGTGCCGAGGAGTTCGGTGACGCTGAACGCCCCGGCGATCGCCGAGTTCTTGGCGAGCGCGATGAGCGTCGAGCCGATCGGCGGGATCACCGAGCGGAACGCCTGCGGCAGCACGATGGAGCCGAGGCTCTGCCCGAAGGTCATCCCGAGGCTCCGGGCCGCCTCGCCCTGCCCGGTGGGCACGGTGTTGATGCCGGAGCGCAGCACCTCGCAGATGAACGCGGAGGTGTAGCAGCCGAGCGCGATGATCGCGAACACGTTGAACGGCAGGACGAGCCCGAAGCGCGGCAGGCCGAGGAGCACGGCGAAGAAGAGCAGGGTGAGCGGGGTGTTGCGCAGGACCGTCACCCACACGGTGCCGAACACCCGGAGCGAGCCGACGGGCGCCACCCGGAAGGAGGCCATGACGAAGCCGAGGACCAGGGCCAGGATCGAGGCGTAGACGGTGAGTTCGAGGGTGCCGAGGAAGCCCTTGCCGTAGAGCGAGAAGTTGTCGGTGAGTACGTCCATGGGGGTGGGCCGTCCTCTCAGTTCGCCGGGTAGCGGTCGATGGGCGGCGGCTTGGGCGCGGGTGCGCCGGACAGCCCGAGGGTCGCCTCGAACGCCTTCTTCCAGTTGCCGTTCTTCTCGTTCGCCTCCAGCGCGTCGTCGAGCGCGAAGCGCAGCGCGTTGTCGCTGCGCGGGACCCCGATGCCGTACGGCTCCTCGGAGAAGGGCTTGCCGACGACCTTCATCTCGTCGGGCGCCTTGGCGGCGAAGCCCAGCAGGATCGCGTCGTCGGTGGTGACGACGTCGACCTGGAACGTCAGCAGGTTGTCGACACAGATCGAGTAGGTGTCGTACGCGACCAGCTTCGCCTTCGGATAGTCGGCGGCGATCCGCTGGTACGGGGTCGAGCCCGCGGCGGAGCAGACCGTCTTGCCGGCCAGGTCCTGCGGGCCGTGGATGTCGTCCTCGTCGGTGCGCACCAGGAGCCCCTGGCCCGCCATGTAGTAGGGACCGGCGAAGCCGACGAGCTTCTTGCGCATGTCGTTGATGGTGTAGGTGCCGACGTAGTAGTCGATCTGCCCGTTCTGGAGGGCGGTCTCGCGGTTGGCGGAGGCGATCGTCTTGAAGCGGATCGTCTTCGGGTCGAAGCCCAGCGAGGCGGACATCATGCGGGCGATCTCGATGTCGAAGCCGGAGTAGACGCCGGTGGCCGGGTCCTTCTCGCCCAGGTAGGGCTGGTCCTCCTTGGCGCCGACCCGGAGGTAGCCCCGCTTCTTCGCGTTCCGCCAGGTCCGGGAGTCCGGCAGCCGGAAGTCCTTGTCGACCTGGTAGACGGGCAGTTGGTCGGCCTTCGGCCCCTTGACCGGCGGGCTGCCCTCCTTGCCGCAGGCGGCGGCGGAGAGGGCGAGCAGGAGGCCGGCACAGGCGGCCAGCAGTTTCCTCGTACGCAACTCAGGGCCTCCCGTCAGTGCTTGAGGATCTTGGACAGGAAGTCCTTGGCCCGGTCGCTCTCCGGGGCGGTGAAGAAGTCCTCCGGGGTGCGGTCCTCCACGATGCAGCCGTCGGCCATGAAGACGACCCGGTTGGCGGCGGAGCGGGCGAAGCCCATCTCGTGGGTGACGACGACCATGGTCATGCCCTCGCGGGCGAGCTGCCGCATCACTTCGAGGACTTCGTTGATCATCTCCGGGTCGAGCGCCGATGTCGGCTCGTCGAACAGGAGGGCCTTGGGGTCCATGGCGAGGGCGCGGGCGATGGCGACGCGCTGCTGCTGCCCGCCGGAGAGCTGGGCGGGGAACTTGTCGGCGTGCGCGGCGAGCCCGACCCGGTCGAGGAGTTCGCGGGAGCGCTGGTCCGCCTCGTCCTTCTTCCGCTTGCGCACCTTGACCTGGGCCAGGGAGACGTTGGCGAGGACGGTCTTGTGCGCGAAGAGGTTGAACGACTGGAAGACCATGCCGACTTCGGCCCTCAGCTGGGCCAGCCCCCGGCCCTCCTCGGGGAGGGGTTTGCCGTCGATGGTGATGTGGCCCGACTCGATGGTCTCCAGCCGGTTGACCGCCCGGCAGAGCGTCGACTTCCCGGAGCCGGACGGGCCGATGACCACCACCACCTCCCCGCGGCCGACGGTGAGATTGATGTCCTGCAGTACGTGCAACTTTCCGTAGTGCTTGTTGACGTCTCGCAGCTCGATCAACGGATCGACGGCCATACGCTGCCCTACCCACTTGTCGCTCGGTCGAGGTCAGCGCAAACTAACCAGCCCGGCAAGGGACTTCTCGACCGACACGCACCAATGGGGCAAAAGGATTCTTATCGCTTCGCGCGGTCCGCCGCGTGCGGCGGGTCAGCCCTCGGCGGACTCCGCGTACACCTGGGACAGTTCGGGACTGCCGGACATCGCCCAGTCGAGGCCCGCCTCGACCACGTCGATCTCGCGGCCCGAGGCGAGCCGCACGACGGGCTGGCCGCTCGGCCAGATGTGCCAGTGCGCCCCGGCGACATTGCGCACCAGGACCGTGCCGAGGTAGAGCCCGGCGTCGTTGCCCAGCCAGGGCAGCTCCTCCAGGTCGTCGCGCCAGCGCGGCACCAGCTGGTCGAGGGCCGACAACGAGGCCGGGCTGTCGTCCAGTTCGATGCCGCGCTCCCCCACCCGGACCCGGAGCAGCTCGCATTCGCCGAGCAGTTCGGCCACGCCCTCCGGATCGGCGTCGACGGCACCCGCGAGGCCCGTCTTCCGCGTCCCGTCGTGACGCTTACGCCAGTTGTCCAAGAAAGGGATGTTCATATCGCCCAGAATCGCATCCCGGCGCGCCCGCGCACCACAGGGCGCGCGGCCTGTCGTTCGAGCGCCGAACACCACACGGTCACCGCGTGTTCACGGAGCGCGGGGCGCCGGGGAGGGCGCTCAGAGGTCGAGGTCGACGACCACCGGGGCGTGGTCGGAGGCACCCTTGCCCTTGCGCTCCTCGCGGTCCACGTAGCTGTCCTTGACCGCTTCGGTGAAGGGGGCGTTGCCGTAGACGAGGTCGATGCGCATGCCCTTGTTCTTGGGGAAGCGCAGCTCGCGGTAGTCCCAGAAGGTGTAGGGGCGGTCGTACTTCAGGGGGCGGGGCATCACGTCGGACAGGCCCTCGGCGCGCAGCGCGGCCAGGGCCTCGCGCTCGGCGGGGGTGACATGCGTGGCCCCTCGAAGAGGGCCGGGTCCCAGACGTCCTCGTCGGTCGGGGCCACGTTGAAGTCGCCGAGCACGGCGAACGGGGCCGCACCCGCGGCGTCGGCGGCCACGGCCTTGCGCAGCGCCTCCAGCCAGCGCAGCTTGTACGCGTAGTGCTCGTGGGCGACCTCGCGGCCGTTGGGCACGTACACCGACCAGAGGCGCACCGGGCCGCAGGTCGCGCTGATCGCGCGCGGCTCCTGCGCGGTCTCGTAGACCGGCCCGTCGGGCAGGCCGAGCACGACGTCGGAGAGGCCGGCGCGGGAGATCAGCGCGACCCCGTTCCACCGCCCGTTGGCGTTGACCGCGGACTCGTAGCCCGCCTCGCGGAGCGCGTCGGCGGGGAACTGCTCGGCGGTGCACTTGGTCTCCTGGAGGCACAGCACGTCGGTGCCGCTGCTCTCCAGCCAGGCCAGCAGCCTCGGCAGGCGGGCGGTGATCGAGTTGACGTTCCAGGTGGCGATGCGCATGTACGTAAACCTAACGCCTGCCACTGACAGCCGCCGGGGCGGCGGCCGTCACAGGGCCGTCGAGTCGCCCGGTGCCATGCGGCCGTGGTCGGAGCCGCCCAGCTCACCGATCTGCCGGTCGTAGATCGGCCGGGCCAGGTCGGTGAGGAGCGCGTCGTGGATGTCGATCGCGCGGCGCGGCTTCACCTCGCGCACGTAGTCGATGACCTCGGAGATCTTGTTCCACGGGGCCATCACCGGGAGCAGGAGGGTGTCGACGGCCCGGCCGGGCACCGTCAGGGCGTCGCCGGGGTGGAAGACCTGGCCGTCGACGAGGAAGCCGATGTTGGTGACGCGCGGGATGTCCGGGTGGATCACCGCGTGCAGCTCGCCGTGCACCTCGATGTCGAACCCGGCGGCCGAGAAGGTGTCGCCGTGGCCGACTGTGTGGACGCGCCCCGGGAAGGCCGCGCTCAGCCGCTCCGCGACGCTGCGCAGGGTCCAGACCCGGGCCTCCGGGTCGGCTTCGAGACCGGCCCGGATCCGCCCCTCGTCGAAGTGGTCGGGGTGCTCGTGCGTCACGAGGATCGCCTCGGCGCCGAGCGCCGCGTCGCCCTCCGAGAAGCCGCCCGGGTCGATGACGAGCGTGCGCCCGTCCTTCTCCAGGCGGATGCAGGAGTGCGACTGCTTGGT from Streptomyces drozdowiczii carries:
- a CDS encoding L,D-transpeptidase → MIPAFLIPARPQRRARLALIAGCAVLGVTLTACSGGASASDRDAGKNGDAAPSKAAAASISVNLHGTSAAAGKPVTVTLAAGKLSEVTVSAGKDGMLSGRISADGRTWTSDRAAAPGTAYRVEARDSSGGSDTASFTTKAADKVNKLTLAPGKNTTVGIAQPLSIVFDNPVKDKAAVEKALKVSTSNHTEGSWGWLRDYSGRDRVDWRPKEYWKSGTRITLDAELNGVDSGQGGGFFVRDYATTFTVGASQVVKVDLDRHRLALQRDGRTVMDVPVSGGTPGGDKRSWRGTAVLMAKEGTINMRSETVGLGHTYDKMVDYSMRLTWSGMYAHAAPWNAAYFGRANHSSGCVGMSDADAAALYRQAHVGDPFEITGAETKGTVAEGNGYGAWNVSWDEWQTRSALG
- a CDS encoding amino acid ABC transporter permease yields the protein MDVLTDNFSLYGKGFLGTLELTVYASILALVLGFVMASFRVAPVGSLRVFGTVWVTVLRNTPLTLLFFAVLLGLPRFGLVLPFNVFAIIALGCYTSAFICEVLRSGINTVPTGQGEAARSLGMTFGQSLGSIVLPQAFRSVIPPIGSTLIALAKNSAIAGAFSVTELLGTYKTLNELGYSIIWTFVWIAVGYLIITLAISALFHVMEKRWGVAR
- a CDS encoding glutamate ABC transporter substrate-binding protein, with amino-acid sequence MRTRKLLAACAGLLLALSAAACGKEGSPPVKGPKADQLPVYQVDKDFRLPDSRTWRNAKKRGYLRVGAKEDQPYLGEKDPATGVYSGFDIEIARMMSASLGFDPKTIRFKTIASANRETALQNGQIDYYVGTYTINDMRKKLVGFAGPYYMAGQGLLVRTDEDDIHGPQDLAGKTVCSAAGSTPYQRIAADYPKAKLVAYDTYSICVDNLLTFQVDVVTTDDAILLGFAAKAPDEMKVVGKPFSEEPYGIGVPRSDNALRFALDDALEANEKNGNWKKAFEATLGLSGAPAPKPPPIDRYPAN
- a CDS encoding DUF6278 family protein, yielding MNIPFLDNWRKRHDGTRKTGLAGAVDADPEGVAELLGECELLRVRVGERGIELDDSPASLSALDQLVPRWRDDLEELPWLGNDAGLYLGTVLVRNVAGAHWHIWPSGQPVVRLASGREIDVVEAGLDWAMSGSPELSQVYAESAEG
- a CDS encoding amino acid ABC transporter permease, with the translated sequence MTAHSAPTANALYDIPGPHTRKRHRLYGVLSTVLILALIGWVIYLLFDTDQFTSAKWTPFEYKGIQELLLRGLGNTLKAFAYAAVLSLALGAVLAVGRLSEHRPVRWVATVLVEFFRAMPVLVMIFFIFVALKVQPLPALVAGLTLYNGSVLAEVFRTGINSVERGQREAAYALGMRKTQVTTFVLAPQAIRAMLPTIISQLVVALKDTSLGYLITYEEFLHAGKLIASNLDYDLPFIPVVMVISPIYIGMCMLLSWFATWVARRQRRNPKTEAVGVGPAQPGTLMPGGR
- a CDS encoding MBL fold metallo-hydrolase, with the translated sequence MNSHAGNTAPTLTKQSHSCIRLEKDGRTLVIDPGGFSEGDAALGAEAILVTHEHPDHFDEGRIRAGLEADPEARVWTLRSVAERLSAAFPGRVHTVGHGDTFSAAGFDIEVHGELHAVIHPDIPRVTNIGFLVDGQVFHPGDALTVPGRAVDTLLLPVMAPWNKISEVIDYVREVKPRRAIDIHDALLTDLARPIYDRQIGELGGSDHGRMAPGDSTAL
- a CDS encoding amino acid ABC transporter ATP-binding protein, which encodes MAVDPLIELRDVNKHYGKLHVLQDINLTVGRGEVVVVIGPSGSGKSTLCRAVNRLETIESGHITIDGKPLPEEGRGLAQLRAEVGMVFQSFNLFAHKTVLANVSLAQVKVRKRKKDEADQRSRELLDRVGLAAHADKFPAQLSGGQQQRVAIARALAMDPKALLFDEPTSALDPEMINEVLEVMRQLAREGMTMVVVTHEMGFARSAANRVVFMADGCIVEDRTPEDFFTAPESDRAKDFLSKILKH
- a CDS encoding lipid II:glycine glycyltransferase FemX, whose product is MSALLATGERSRERDLRIHGLTVDEHRAHLATRADASFLQYPSWAGVKEGWSSEGLGWHDDDGTLKGSALVLYRQFPGTRKYFAYLPEGPAADWADPGMDRWLRPLLAHLRAAGAFAVRIGPSPAYRRWTGARLKAAAGPGRSVGDVLASEVDPLGAAVADRLRARGWRRCGGDGDDADAQPRYVFRVPLAGRTTEDLWSGLNQEWRRNVRRAQKAGVRIVTGSAAELPDFHRLLRITEERDGFRLGRSLGYYQRQYAALNAEEPGRMKLCLAVHDGEILAAHTMISTGRRVWYQTGASADHRREVRPSNALQWQMMCDALAGGAEVYDMRGVSSTLDPHDRPFGLLRWKLGTGGEVVETLGEWETSVGGAANNTLYRAFQAYLARR